The following are encoded in a window of Nakamurella sp. A5-74 genomic DNA:
- the rsrA gene encoding mycothiol system anti-sigma-R factor, with protein MSEQPGGLTPIGVDGAGVCGGDDECFEVLRDVWLFLDNEMDTDARAAVQRHLDDCSPCLEEAGVEEKLKKLVQRTCSGERAPDELRLRVVTAITRTSGADGVERFRDSVEIEIQTRSEQ; from the coding sequence ATGAGCGAGCAGCCCGGCGGTCTGACCCCGATCGGCGTGGACGGCGCCGGTGTCTGCGGCGGCGACGACGAGTGTTTCGAGGTGCTCCGCGACGTGTGGTTGTTCCTCGACAACGAGATGGACACCGATGCCCGGGCAGCGGTGCAGCGTCATCTGGACGACTGTTCCCCGTGCCTGGAAGAAGCCGGCGTCGAGGAGAAGCTGAAGAAGCTGGTCCAACGCACCTGCAGCGGTGAGCGTGCGCCGGACGAACTGCGGCTGCGGGTGGTCACCGCAATCACCCGGACCAGTGGCGCTGACGGCGTCGAGCGATTCCGGGACTCCGTCGAGATCGAGATCCAGACCCGCTCCGAGCAGTGA
- a CDS encoding histidine kinase N-terminal domain-containing protein: MSTLSDLLAEHTSLTGGAVAHLQQLVSEWQLISDLSFADLTLWVPTDAPDNRGAGHHGDTLVCVAQVRPTTVGTVHPDDLVARRIDGPDARVFHQAVLGVTSSGPIDTGADGEVQRTCLAVPYQDAAVAVLVHDSADHPADGPSALETAYRDASQSLLGMVADGTFPWPDQPGEMHTGPRAGDGLLRLDPDGSVEYVSPNALSAYHRLGFAGDLAHTQVAALTRSLVPDPFDASELAARIVGAVHGRPSLRMEIEAKGATVLFRAIPLLIAGVPAGALLLVRDVTEVRRRDRALISKDATIREIHHRVKNNLQTVAALLRLQARRSKEESVRHALNESVRRVASIALVHETLSTAPDDRLDLDQIIDRLVPTLSEVAAAESPARIQRVGSFGVLAADRATPLVMVLAEVVQNALQHAYPQGGSGNKVVVKVERTARELQVDVIDDGVGLPEGFRLDASTGLGLQIVKTLVSAELGGSLVMRNREDGPGSVARISVPLRRRG, encoded by the coding sequence ATGTCGACCCTCTCCGACCTGCTGGCCGAGCACACCTCGCTGACCGGGGGCGCTGTTGCGCACCTGCAGCAGCTGGTGTCCGAATGGCAGTTGATCTCCGACCTGTCCTTCGCCGACCTGACGTTGTGGGTGCCGACCGACGCCCCGGACAACCGGGGTGCGGGGCATCACGGCGACACTCTGGTCTGCGTGGCGCAGGTCCGCCCGACGACGGTGGGCACCGTGCACCCGGACGATCTGGTGGCCCGCAGGATCGACGGACCGGACGCCAGGGTCTTCCACCAGGCAGTGCTGGGTGTCACGTCCTCCGGCCCGATCGACACCGGCGCCGACGGCGAGGTGCAGCGCACCTGCCTGGCGGTGCCCTACCAGGACGCCGCGGTGGCGGTGCTGGTGCACGATTCCGCCGATCACCCGGCGGACGGGCCGAGTGCCCTGGAGACGGCCTACCGGGATGCGTCCCAGTCGCTGCTCGGGATGGTGGCAGACGGCACCTTCCCGTGGCCCGACCAGCCCGGCGAGATGCACACCGGTCCCCGCGCCGGTGACGGCCTGCTCCGCCTCGACCCCGACGGTTCGGTCGAGTACGTGAGCCCCAATGCGCTGTCCGCCTACCACCGCCTCGGCTTCGCCGGCGACCTCGCGCACACCCAGGTCGCCGCGCTCACCCGGAGCCTGGTGCCCGATCCGTTCGACGCCTCCGAGCTGGCCGCCAGGATCGTCGGCGCCGTACACGGACGACCGAGCCTGCGGATGGAGATCGAGGCCAAGGGTGCGACCGTGCTGTTCCGCGCCATCCCGTTGCTGATCGCCGGAGTGCCGGCAGGTGCACTGCTGCTGGTCCGGGACGTCACCGAGGTACGTCGGCGGGACCGGGCGCTCATCAGCAAGGACGCGACCATCCGGGAGATCCACCACCGGGTCAAGAACAACCTGCAGACGGTGGCGGCGTTGCTGCGGCTGCAGGCCAGACGGTCGAAGGAGGAGTCGGTCCGGCACGCGCTCAACGAGTCCGTCCGCCGGGTGGCCTCGATCGCGCTCGTGCACGAGACACTGTCGACAGCACCCGACGACCGGCTCGACCTCGACCAGATCATCGACCGGCTCGTGCCCACGTTGTCCGAGGTCGCCGCCGCGGAGAGCCCAGCCAGGATCCAGCGGGTGGGCAGCTTCGGGGTGCTCGCCGCCGATCGGGCGACGCCGCTGGTGATGGTGCTCGCCGAGGTGGTCCAGAATGCGCTGCAGCACGCCTATCCGCAGGGCGGCAGCGGCAACAAGGTGGTGGTGAAGGTGGAGCGCACGGCCCGGGAGCTGCAGGTCGACGTGATCGACGACGGGGTCGGCCTGCCGGAGGGCTTCCGGCTCGATGCGAGCACGGGCCTCGGTCTGCAGATCGTCAAGACGTTGGTCTCGGCCGAGCTCGGCGGCTCGCTGGTGATGCGCAACCGCGAGGACGGCCCCGGTTCGGTCGCCCGGATCTCGGTGCCGCTGCGCCGCCGCGGCTGA
- a CDS encoding biotin/lipoyl-binding carrier protein, which yields MAEQVLAEMVANVWKVLVAEGDQVADGDTLVILESMKMEIPVIAEVDGTVTKIAVAEGQVVQEGDLIAEIG from the coding sequence ATGGCCGAGCAGGTCCTTGCCGAGATGGTCGCCAACGTCTGGAAGGTCCTCGTCGCCGAGGGCGATCAGGTCGCGGACGGCGACACGTTGGTCATCCTGGAATCGATGAAGATGGAGATCCCGGTGATCGCCGAGGTCGACGGCACCGTGACGAAGATCGCCGTCGCCGAGGGCCAGGTCGTCCAGGAGGGCGACCTGATCGCCGAGATCGGTTGA
- a CDS encoding Pr6Pr family membrane protein, giving the protein MQSGISGSSRDHAGPLVLISTWRLVLAATALTGFAAALTGDFERGFIPFNLNYFSQLGALAVGLTALGGLLSPLWNDGRIEGARGFLRGASTTWSVLIMIVFATLLHGSYSSLSSKLEHLVVPVLAAIDWIVVGRNSSRLQWWWPLVWLAGPVVYLPFYIAATHQRGRPLYVFLDPDNGDFWIVAAGVLLGFAVLGYLFWAIGRLRGRMVSSRTGPHPG; this is encoded by the coding sequence GTGCAGAGCGGCATCAGCGGCAGTTCCCGCGACCACGCGGGACCGCTGGTGCTGATCAGTACCTGGCGGCTGGTACTGGCCGCCACTGCGCTCACCGGGTTCGCCGCGGCACTGACCGGCGACTTCGAACGCGGGTTCATCCCGTTCAACCTGAACTACTTCTCGCAGCTCGGTGCGCTGGCCGTCGGGCTCACCGCACTCGGCGGGCTGCTGTCACCGCTGTGGAACGACGGCCGGATCGAAGGCGCCCGCGGTTTCCTGCGGGGTGCGTCCACCACCTGGTCGGTGCTGATCATGATCGTCTTCGCGACCCTGTTGCACGGCAGCTACTCGTCGTTGAGCTCGAAGCTCGAGCATCTGGTGGTGCCTGTCCTGGCGGCGATCGACTGGATCGTCGTCGGCCGCAACAGCTCTCGCCTGCAGTGGTGGTGGCCGCTGGTGTGGCTGGCCGGACCGGTGGTCTATCTGCCGTTCTACATCGCGGCGACGCACCAACGGGGTCGGCCGCTGTACGTCTTCCTGGATCCTGACAACGGAGACTTCTGGATCGTCGCCGCCGGGGTGCTCCTCGGCTTTGCCGTCCTCGGCTACCTGTTCTGGGCCATCGGCCGACTCAGGGGGCGCATGGTCTCGTCCCGTACGGGCCCGCACCCCGGCTGA